The sequence below is a genomic window from Lolium perenne isolate Kyuss_39 chromosome 7, Kyuss_2.0, whole genome shotgun sequence.
CGGATTTTGGTTCATGAGTATCTACCACTGGGTTCTCTGGAAGATCACCTCCACGGTATGTGTGGTACCTACTGAAAATCTCGCTAAAACATGTCCATTTTTAACTCAATCAAATATTCAAATCAATCAATGATTTCGTAAAATTTGCTCACCAGATCCATCTCCAGACAAAGGACGGCTAGACTGGAGCACGAGGATGAACATAGCTGCCGATGTGGCCAGAGGATTGGAGTATCTACACGGAAAAGGCGTGGTGTGCTGTTACCTGCGAAGTTCAGACGTCCTGCTCGGAGTCGGAGACGGGTACCACTACCCAAAGCTGTCTCAGTATGAACTGGCAAAGGACGGCCAGCTTCTTGATGGCATTCGTGAAGCCCGGGATTTCCCCTGTACTATTGCCCCCGAGACCGCCATGTGCGGGAAGGTATGCAGGTCGTCGGACGTGTATAGCTTCGGCGTCGTGCTGCTGGAGATGATCACAGGGCGCAGGCCCTTCAGCCCACAGGCCGCCGAGGAAGACCGGGACCTTGTCACATGGGTAATTGCTCACAAAATTGCCGCTTCTTGTCAATTTGGACATGACTGTTGTGATGTTTTGGTGTTGGATCAGGCTCGGACATTGTTGGAAGACAGGGTGGAGTTCCGCCGGATGGCAGACCCGGCGCTGCAGGGCCGGTATCCGTCCCTGGGTTTGAAGGAGGCACTCACAGTTGCTTCCATGTGCA
It includes:
- the LOC127312151 gene encoding serine/threonine-protein kinase PBL27 isoform X1, yielding MEACFPFLGVRKRRVPPPPVEGDPHHRNIAAAARTFSFEELAEATRNFRDEYLVAGREPSMYRGRLKSVNQVVAMKLQHLVDRNNVSTEQRNSEFLARVLMLNALRHPNLVNLIGFCADGNHRILVHEYLPLGSLEDHLHDPSPDKGRLDWSTRMNIAADVARGLEYLHGKGVVCCYLRSSDVLLGVGDGYHYPKLSQYELAKDGQLLDGIREARDFPCTIAPETAMCGKVCRSSDVYSFGVVLLEMITGRRPFSPQAAEEDRDLVTWVIAHKIAASCQFGHDCCDVLVLDQARTLLEDRVEFRRMADPALQGRYPSLGLKEALTVASMCIHQDPAMRSPIGAVVTDLARLAYDRSS
- the LOC127312151 gene encoding serine/threonine-protein kinase PBL27 isoform X2; this translates as MEACFPFLGVRKRRVPPPPVEGDPHHRNIAAAARTFSFEELAEATRNFRDEYLVAGREPSMYRGRLKSVNQVVAMKLQHLVDRNNVSTEQRNSEFLARVLMLNALRHPNLVNLIGFCADGNHRILVHEYLPLGSLEDHLHDPSPDKGRLDWSTRMNIAADVARGLEYLHGKGVVCCYLRSSDVLLGVGDGYHYPKLSQYELAKDGQLLDGIREARDFPCTIAPETAMCGKVCRSSDVYSFGVVLLEMITGRRPFSPQAAEEDRDLVTWARTLLEDRVEFRRMADPALQGRYPSLGLKEALTVASMCIHQDPAMRSPIGAVVTDLARLAYDRSS